In Methanococcus voltae PS, the genomic stretch AAGTAGTGCCAAAAGAAAAAGCTACTTTAACCCGCGAGTTGAGATTAATGAGTTAATTGAAGCTAATAAAGGGATAATAAATCAATAAACTAGATTATATCTTATAATTTTAGATTATACTTTAGACTATATTTTATATTTATATTTATATTTATATTTTATATTTATCTAAATAAATAATTTATTTTTTAAATTTGAAGTCATTACTATTTGTATTGTGTCATTATATATGGGGGGTTGGCTATAATGGGATTTACTAAAAATTTAAAAAAAATTTATTTAAATGGTCAAATGGGTGTTAATGACGAAAATATGGAAGAATTAAACAAAATATATAATATAATTAATTTAAACAATAATAATAAGCATGATGATAATACTCATAAAAATGACATATACAACAAAGCAATTTTGTCAAATATATTGGAATTTCAAAATTTAAATATCGAATATACCTTTGAAAGAGGAATAGTATTTGCAATTGTCACTATATTATTTTTAGGACTTGCTAGTATCTCGATTACTAATATACTGACCATTATTTCTGCATTATTTCTCGGAATTTATGGTGGTCTATTGTATCCCGTATATTCTTTTAGTTTCCTATTATTGATACTATATCTGGCTTATACGAATAATTTGTACAGCAAATTTATAGTTATTATGTTTATTACTTCAATACTGATTAATTATTATTTATATTATATATTTGGATTTTTAGACTCTGTAATCCTTTATTCCGCATGTATTGGTGGAATATTAGCAGTAATGACCTACGTTTATCTTAAATACCGGTTAATCTCGAGAGATAAAAAATTAGCATATCATACTATAGAATCAATTTTTAAGCTAAATTTACCTATTGAAAGTAGCTTACGATATAGGGTAGCTATTTGTAGGGAATATGCAAAAATAACTGCTATGTTGTTGAACAAAGCAGGTTTTAAAGATATATATTACTTTACGGTAATTGGACACGTTGCAACAGGCTTAAAATTGAATAATAAATACTATGTGTTAGACCAAAGGTTACCGATATTATCGCTGAATGATTGGTTGTATAAAGTTGGTCGTAAAAATGTAGATGCTTATAAGCTGAAATTCATGGATGTTACAGATTTAAACCGTAATTTGGATTCTAAAAATCATAACGAACATTTAAAAATAGAATTAGAAGATATAAACACTATTTATCGGGATTATGACCATGATGAAAATTTATATCGAGAATTAAATTACAAAGATATGTCAAATAAGCTTTTAAAATTATTAAACTGTAATCCAAAACCAATTTTAAATAAAAAGCCGGATTTTAACATTACTTTGAAATACTATATTCGTGAAATTGATGAAGTTATAGAATACAGTATTTTAAGAATGCTTTATTTAGAAATTGGAAAAAAATTTGGGAGTAATATCTCTAAAATATCAAATATCGAGATATACAAGAGTGAAATCAATAAAAATGAGTTAGTAATTAACATATGGATTAATAATAAAGATTATACGGAATAATATAATAAAAAATTATAAGATAGTAAGTAAATAAGATAGTAAGTAAATTAGAATATTTACTTTTCTACATATTATCTTTTTTGGCGCTCAATTCTTTGTTTTAGTATACATGGACCGCCCCTATTTCCGCCTATTGGGTGTTTTGGAGTCCCTAAACAATTCATACATCTTGCCATTACGCCTGCACCGAGTGCTAAACCATCTTCAACAAATACGACGTGGTCGTTTGGTTCATCCCATATGTTCAAAGATTTCAGCATTTCGATTAAAACGTCAGGTTTTTCTCCAGTTATACCCGCTCTTCCAGTTATGCCTACTGCGGATTTTTCCGTAACTAAACCATTGTCTTTAGCTATTTTTATGACCCTACAAGCCACCCTAGCCGATACTAAATCTAAACAATAAAGCAAAGTGTTAATATTTGATTTTTCATATAGTTCTTTTCCAATGGATTCCAACTTTATTAAATCGCTACCGTTTTCACCTACATCGCACCCAATTAAGTAAGTACCTGCTTTTTCAGCAGCTTCAGTATCCAATGGTACAGTACCGTATCTTGTACGCCCCATAGGTACACGCTCAACGCTAACGAATTCGTGAACTTTGTCGGAATATTCTTTTGCGAGTTTCTTATCTATCTTACCGGCCTTATTTTTGATATCTAAAACGGCTCCACCTTTTTTACTAACAAGTCCAGTGCCTCGAACAAGTGCGTCAGGAATAGCACCGGCTAAACCGCATAAATTACCTACAACTTTTGCGTAAGGTAATTCATCATTTATAACCCTACCTGCGAGTGTAGTACCGAAATCAATGGAAATACAAGGGTTTCTAAAGTCTACATCCGTCCATTTTGAACCAGATTTTAAACCTGCTGTTACTAATTCTCCTTCCATCTCGTTTGCTACGGCTTCTTTACCTTTTGGAGGTACTACACCAGTTACTGCACCGTCAAACATTACTTTATCAACTAAACAGTAATTCTGCAATTTTTCCGGAAGTTGTTTTTTAGTCATGATTGGAGTCATCTTTGAATTTGGAATTCCTGCGTTTCTACAACCTTCTGCAAGTGCAACTATCATATTTCCAACTTCTTCAGGAGATGCAAAACCTGCAGTAACCCCTGTACTTCTAACTACGAAATGAATATCATCGGGTGTTAAATGTGCCTTTTCTAAAGCTCCGAGCAATACGTCCCTAACCATATCAGATACAGCTTCTTTGGTTAATTCAATACCCCAAATTGTAGTACCAAATACGTTTTCGCCTTTTTTAGGGCCTCTTACATCCCTAGTCATTCTTACATCTTTACTTACTAAGTAAGTAATACCTTCTTCCATATCCGTTGCTGTTATAATCGCTTTGGTAGTTGTATTACCTAATTCAACAGAAGCTACAACATAATAAGGTTTTACGTGTTGATTTGGACCCACTTGTCGGGGATTTAAGTCCATTAAATCAACTGTTTTAGACATTGAGTAATTTACTTTTTTAGATTTGTTAAATATGGATTTTATAGAGTCCATAATACCCATAGTATCACTTCCACATACCGCTATATAGAGAATAAAATAATTAAAAAATACTTAAAATACTTAATTAAGTATATATTTAAACGACAATAATATATAATAACATAATAAAATAGGTTTAAAAAGTATAAATATGTATTTAATTTAATTTTAAAATAGTTACATTAAAAATCTTAAATTAAAAAATCCTAAAATATTACCTATTTACGAAATTAGAGGGCAATAAATAAATTTAATTCAATAGATTTATATAATATAAAATACACGAGTATATTTGCACATATGTGTAAAACATTTTGAAATACTCCAAAATGTGATATATGTTTGTGCATGCTATAAATCTATAATTATGGTAACTAAATACTTATATAATATGCGACACCCAAAACAATTTAATAATTTTAGAGACGTAAAGTAATAAATAACTAATTATTAAAGAGAGAACTTAAAACTGCTTTTGCAAAATTATTAACTATCTAATAGCATAATAATACCTCAATATCTATATGCTATATCTTAAATTATGTACTTAAATTATGTATTATGTAACATATACTTAATGTATTTTGAGTTATATATTGTACTATGTATGTCTGTATAGTCTATTCTATTTTATTTTAATTTTTTTTGTTAGATAATTAAATTAATCAATAATTAGCTATTTAAATTAGTTAATTAAGTAGTTAACTTAATGTTAGTTAATTTACTATTTGTTGTATTATCTGTTTTTAATTTATTGCCTATTTTATATTTGTTTTATATTTGTTTATCATTATTTGACTATTTTAATTTTATATAGTATAATTACATAATATATACCAAATTATAAATTATAAATTATAAATTACAACTTAAAATGATATTATAAATTATATTATAAAGTATATTATAAATTATATTACATAGAATAATTAAAATTTAAAGACGAGATAACATGAATAAAGAACTAAAAAACGAAAATGATGACGTAGAAAATTCAGAAGATATAAAAGAGGAAGTAAATAGCGATATTGATATTTCCGAATTAAATGTACTTGATGAAGAACTTTTAAATTCCTCTTTGGAAGGTATTTCTCATAAAAAATCTTTAGAATTATGGGATTTAGATTTAGATGTGCTATTAAATACAACAAATAATTTAAAAATTATCTGTGGAAACAATAAAAAGCCAAAAATGGATTTATGTTCGATAATAAATGCAAAATCTGGCAAATGTACTCAAAATTGTTCATTTTGTGCTCAATCTATCCATAATACCTGCGAAATAGATGAATATGGATTAAAAACCCCTCAAGAAATATTGAAAAACGCAAAAGGAATGAAACAATACTGTAACAGGTACTCGATAGTTACCAGTGGTAAAAAGGTATCTGATGAAGAATTTGAAACAATTCTCGAAACTTTAGTTGGTATACAAAAAGAAACAGGATTAAAAACTTGTGCATCGTTAGGAATACTATCAAAAGACCAAATAAAAGCTTTTTCAGAAAATAAAATAAGATTGCATAATAATTTGGAGACTTCAAAAGAATACTTCGATAAAATTTGTACAACTCATAGTTATAAAGATAAATATGACGTTACAAAAAAAGCCAAAAAATACGGGGTTAGTGTATGTAGTGGCGGTATTTTTGGTCTCGGGGAAACTAAAAAGGATAGACACAGTATGATATACGATTTAAAGGAACTTGGTGTAGATAGTATAGCATTAAACTTGTTAAATCCTATTAAAGGTACTAAAAACTATGAATTAATAGATAATAAAGTTTACACGCCAATTGGAGTCATAGAAGCGTTGAAATCTATTGCAATCGCAAAAATAATTTATCCACAAAGTAGCGTGAGACTATGTGGTGGCAGAGAACACGTCTTAAAAGATTTGCAAAATTTAGCGTTTTATTCGCTTGATGGTCTTATGGTGGGCAATTATTTAACCACAGATGGT encodes the following:
- the bioB gene encoding biotin synthase BioB, encoding MNKELKNENDDVENSEDIKEEVNSDIDISELNVLDEELLNSSLEGISHKKSLELWDLDLDVLLNTTNNLKIICGNNKKPKMDLCSIINAKSGKCTQNCSFCAQSIHNTCEIDEYGLKTPQEILKNAKGMKQYCNRYSIVTSGKKVSDEEFETILETLVGIQKETGLKTCASLGILSKDQIKAFSENKIRLHNNLETSKEYFDKICTTHSYKDKYDVTKKAKKYGVSVCSGGIFGLGETKKDRHSMIYDLKELGVDSIALNLLNPIKGTKNYELIDNKVYTPIGVIEALKSIAIAKIIYPQSSVRLCGGREHVLKDLQNLAFYSLDGLMVGNYLTTDGQSPDKDLKMLKEMGFEI
- a CDS encoding transglutaminase-like domain-containing protein, whose translation is MGFTKNLKKIYLNGQMGVNDENMEELNKIYNIINLNNNNKHDDNTHKNDIYNKAILSNILEFQNLNIEYTFERGIVFAIVTILFLGLASISITNILTIISALFLGIYGGLLYPVYSFSFLLLILYLAYTNNLYSKFIVIMFITSILINYYLYYIFGFLDSVILYSACIGGILAVMTYVYLKYRLISRDKKLAYHTIESIFKLNLPIESSLRYRVAICREYAKITAMLLNKAGFKDIYYFTVIGHVATGLKLNNKYYVLDQRLPILSLNDWLYKVGRKNVDAYKLKFMDVTDLNRNLDSKNHNEHLKIELEDINTIYRDYDHDENLYRELNYKDMSNKLLKLLNCNPKPILNKKPDFNITLKYYIREIDEVIEYSILRMLYLEIGKKFGSNISKISNIEIYKSEINKNELVINIWINNKDYTE
- a CDS encoding methanogenesis marker 14 protein, translated to MGIMDSIKSIFNKSKKVNYSMSKTVDLMDLNPRQVGPNQHVKPYYVVASVELGNTTTKAIITATDMEEGITYLVSKDVRMTRDVRGPKKGENVFGTTIWGIELTKEAVSDMVRDVLLGALEKAHLTPDDIHFVVRSTGVTAGFASPEEVGNMIVALAEGCRNAGIPNSKMTPIMTKKQLPEKLQNYCLVDKVMFDGAVTGVVPPKGKEAVANEMEGELVTAGLKSGSKWTDVDFRNPCISIDFGTTLAGRVINDELPYAKVVGNLCGLAGAIPDALVRGTGLVSKKGGAVLDIKNKAGKIDKKLAKEYSDKVHEFVSVERVPMGRTRYGTVPLDTEAAEKAGTYLIGCDVGENGSDLIKLESIGKELYEKSNINTLLYCLDLVSARVACRVIKIAKDNGLVTEKSAVGITGRAGITGEKPDVLIEMLKSLNIWDEPNDHVVFVEDGLALGAGVMARCMNCLGTPKHPIGGNRGGPCILKQRIERQKR